A region of Mauremys mutica isolate MM-2020 ecotype Southern chromosome 24, ASM2049712v1, whole genome shotgun sequence DNA encodes the following proteins:
- the MBD3 gene encoding methyl-CpG-binding domain protein 3 isoform X2, with product MPRADLPGHRSGQRRPALGPSGKKFRSKPQLARYLGSSMDLSTFDFRTGKMLMSKMNKNRQRMRYDCSNQAKGKPDLNTALPVRQTASIFKQPVTKITNHPSNKVKSDPQKAVDQPRQLFWEKKLSGLNAFDIAEELVKTMDLPKGLQGVGPGCTDETLLSAIASALHTSTMPITGQLSAAVEKNPGVWLNTSQPLCKAFMVTDEDIRKQEELVQQVRKRLEEALMADMLAHVEEIARDGEAPSEKEGGDEEGEEEEEEQDHDQEMENV from the exons CCCAAGTGGGAAGAAGTTCCGAAGCAAGCCTCAGCTGGCCCGTTACCTGGGGAGCTCAATGGACTTGAGCACTTTTGACTTTCGCACAGGCAAAATGCTGATGAGTAAGATGAATAAGAACAGACAGAGGATGCGCTATGACTGTTCTAACCAAGCCAAA GGTAAACCTGATTTAAACACCGCACTCCCTGTCAGACAGACAGCCTCAATCTTCAAGCAGCCTGTCACTAAGATCACAAATCATCCCAGCAACAAAGTGAAGAGTGATCCCCAGAAAGCTGTGGATCAGCCCCGTCAG CTCTTCTGGGAAAAGAAACTAAGTGGACTGAATGCCTTTGACATTGCAGAAGAGCTGGTGAAAACAATGGACCTTCCAAAGGGTTTACAAG GGGTTGGACCTGGTTGCACAGATGAAACCCTCCTGTCTGCTATAGCTAGTGCCTTGCACACTAGCACCATGCCCATCACTGGACAGCTCTCTGCAGCTGTGGAGAAGAACCCTGGAGTTTGGCTAAACACCTCGCAGCCGCTCTGCAAAGCATTTATGGTGACGGATGAAGATATTAG GAAGCAGGAGGAGCTTGTACAGCAGGTGCGGAAGAGGCTGGAGGAAGCACTGATGGCTGACATGCTCGCCCATGTGGAGGAAATAGCAAGGGATGGGGAAGCTCCTTCAGAGAAGGAAGGGGGTGATgaagaaggggaggaggaagaggaggaacaaGACCATGACCAGGAGATGGAGAATGTATAG
- the MBD3 gene encoding methyl-CpG-binding domain protein 3 isoform X3: MERKSPSGKKFRSKPQLARYLGSSMDLSTFDFRTGKMLMSKMNKNRQRMRYDCSNQAKGKPDLNTALPVRQTASIFKQPVTKITNHPSNKVKSDPQKAVDQPRQLFWEKKLSGLNAFDIAEELVKTMDLPKGLQGVGPGCTDETLLSAIASALHTSTMPITGQLSAAVEKNPGVWLNTSQPLCKAFMVTDEDIRKQEELVQQVRKRLEEALMADMLAHVEEIARDGEAPSEKEGGDEEGEEEEEEQDHDQEMENV, from the exons CCCAAGTGGGAAGAAGTTCCGAAGCAAGCCTCAGCTGGCCCGTTACCTGGGGAGCTCAATGGACTTGAGCACTTTTGACTTTCGCACAGGCAAAATGCTGATGAGTAAGATGAATAAGAACAGACAGAGGATGCGCTATGACTGTTCTAACCAAGCCAAA GGTAAACCTGATTTAAACACCGCACTCCCTGTCAGACAGACAGCCTCAATCTTCAAGCAGCCTGTCACTAAGATCACAAATCATCCCAGCAACAAAGTGAAGAGTGATCCCCAGAAAGCTGTGGATCAGCCCCGTCAG CTCTTCTGGGAAAAGAAACTAAGTGGACTGAATGCCTTTGACATTGCAGAAGAGCTGGTGAAAACAATGGACCTTCCAAAGGGTTTACAAG GGGTTGGACCTGGTTGCACAGATGAAACCCTCCTGTCTGCTATAGCTAGTGCCTTGCACACTAGCACCATGCCCATCACTGGACAGCTCTCTGCAGCTGTGGAGAAGAACCCTGGAGTTTGGCTAAACACCTCGCAGCCGCTCTGCAAAGCATTTATGGTGACGGATGAAGATATTAG GAAGCAGGAGGAGCTTGTACAGCAGGTGCGGAAGAGGCTGGAGGAAGCACTGATGGCTGACATGCTCGCCCATGTGGAGGAAATAGCAAGGGATGGGGAAGCTCCTTCAGAGAAGGAAGGGGGTGATgaagaaggggaggaggaagaggaggaacaaGACCATGACCAGGAGATGGAGAATGTATAG